A stretch of Aspergillus nidulans FGSC A4 chromosome VI DNA encodes these proteins:
- a CDS encoding uncharacterized protein (transcript_id=CADANIAT00010401) — MRRPFTMTMEEESVTLLLQQLQELRTEMRTQKQQLQEENNSLRAELQAVRNSQLRNHPPVTTTVTSATPTPYERSYPRPRHPDVEPFTGEDPKDYPPFQMNLRTKFAIDAACYPTEEEQVYYAYSRLRGKASQRVLPWLLARQKSETPVLWAEFSAVLDKAFGDPDRQRKALVRVNTIKQGRRDFEEFLNEFDEELLNAGGINWDDNQKKALLDTAINVELLKAMVGIRQEDSYDNYCNQLREINHNLQRVARLTRKGSHAAVPMHVARTRPAGGSDRTGTPDQMDWEATHAQIAALQKEVAALRMKGTRTPRKASQAPAEEKQKRLSEGKCLRCGDPDHFVQLDIGAHTEKGAYFYVIPDNLGYDLILGLPWLEQHDGRLEAKRGRLYLRTTGVRLWSTTKRPLPKLDIAQISAATMGGFIQRKRCHGQDIEIFAVSLADIQKALAPKRHIDPRTKLPRQYWKYLRLFEQDKAEELPPHRGDGIDHKIELVREESGKDPEVPWGPLYNMTQEELIVLRKTLSELLQKGFIRVSHSPAAAPVLFVRKPGGGLRFCVDYRALNAITKKDRYPLPLIHETLNQIGQARWFTKLDVSAAFHKIRIAKGQEWMTAFRTRYGLFEWLVTPFGLANAPSTFQKYINWTLREYLDEFCSAYIDDVLVYTNGDLRQHRKHVRMVLKKLEEAGLYLDIKKCEFECKETKYLGFIIQAGKGIKMDPEKVKAIKEWETPTTIKGVRGFLGFANFYRRFIPNFSGIVRPLNNLTKKGTPFLWTKECQDSFDLLKEKFITGPVLATFNPSYRNSPAECNYEIYDKELLAIVRCLEAWDAELRSCGEFQVITDHKNLEYFFSPRKLTERHVRWSLFLSRFNFKLVYRKGSANQRADALSRRDQDMPDDKDDRVKSRTMQLFSKKHLGKMVVATLQPTGEPPREPCEKGDMWKEALKQG; from the exons atgaggagaccttttactatgacaatggaagaagaaagtgtcacattgttgctacagcagctccaggagctccgtacggagatgcggactcagaaacaacagctccaagaagagaataacagcttacgggcggaactacaggccgtacggaactcgcagctgagaaaccatccaccagttactactacagttacatctgcaacgcccaccccctacgaacgaagctatccccgtcctcgtcacccggatgtcgaaccctttactggagaagaccctaaggactaccctcctttccagatgaaccttcgtacgaagtttgcaatcgacgccgcctgctaccctacagaggaggaacaagtttactatgcctacagccgcctgagaggaaaagccagccagcgtgtgctaccatggctcttggctcgccagaaatctgagactcctgtgctatgggcagaattctccgcggtactagacaaggccttcggtgaccctgaccgacagagaaaggctcttgtacgagtgaatacaataaagcaagggagacgtgactttgaagagttcttgaatgaatttgacgaagaacttcttaatgctggagggattaattgggatgataaccagaagaaggccttgttggacacggcaattaatgttgagttgctaaaagccatggttggtattaggcaggaggattcgtacgacaactactgcaatcaactgcgcgaaatcaaccacaacctccagagagtggccaggcttacacgaaaaggatctcaCGCCGCTGTCCCCATgcatgtcgctcgtacaagaccagcaggaggctctgaccggaccggaacccctgatcaaatggactgggaagccacccatgctcaaattgcagccctacaaaaggaagttgcGGCCCTCCGTAtgaaagggaccaggaccccaagaaaagctagtcaggcgcctgcagaggagaagcaaaagaggttgtccgagggcaaatgcctacgctgcggcgatcctgaccacttC gttcagctagacatcggggcgcatacagaaaaaggagcctacttctatgtgatacccgataacctgggctatgacctgatcttgggactcccctggctggagcaacatgatggaaggttagaggctaagaggggcaggctgtacctccgtactactggagtccgtctatggagtactacaaagaggcccttaccgaagctggacatagcacagatatcagctgcaaccatgggaggatttatacaaaggaaaaggtgccatggccaagatatcgagatatttgcggtctcattggcagatatacagaaggcactggccccaaagagacatattgacccccgtacgaagctaccaaggcaatactggaaatacctaaggctcttcgaacaagacaaagctgaagaactaccaccgcaccggggagatgggattgatcacaaaatcgagctcgtacgggaggagagtgggaaggatcctgaagtcccctggggccccctttacaacatgacccaggaagaactaatagtcctccggaaaacactctctgaactactacagaaaggctttatccgcgtgagccattccccagctgcagccccagtactctttgtacgaaaaccaggaggaggactgcggttctgcgtcgactaccgtgctctaaatgccattaccaagaaggaccgctatccattgcccctgatccatgagacactgaaccaaattggacaagccagatggtttactaagctggatgtgtctgctgccttccacaagatccgcatagccaaaggccaggaatggatgactgccttccgtacgagatacgggctctttgaatggctagtcaccccttttgggttggctaacGCACCGagtaccttccaaaaatacatcaactggaccctccgggaatatctagatgaattctgctcagcctatattgacgatgtgcttgtctataccaatggggacctccgccagcaccggaagcacgtacgaatggtcttgaagaaactggaagaagcaggcctatatttggatattaagaagtgcgaatttgagtgcaaggagacaaagtacttgggctttataatacaggcagggaagggaatcaaaatggacccggagaaggtgaaagcaataaaggaatgggaaacccctactactataaagggcgtccgaggattcctgggctttgccaacttctaccgaaggttcatccctaacttctcagggatcgtacgcccactaaacaacttgacaaagaaaggaacacccttcttgtggactaaggagtgccaggatagctttgatctgcttaaggaaaagttcattactggacctgtcctagcaaccttcaacccttcctacc gaaattccccagctgaatgcaactacgagatctatgacaaggagctacttgcaattgtacgatgtcttgaagcctgggatgctgaactgcgctcatgtggagaattccaagttattaccgaccacaagaacctggagtacttcttctccccaaggaaactgacagAGCGGcacgtacgatggtccttatttctcagccggttcaacttcaagttagtatataggaaagggtcagccaatcagagagctgatgcactttcacggagagaccaagacatgcctgatgataaagatgacagggtcaagtctcgtacgatgcaactCTTTAGTAAAAAACACTTGGGAAAAatggtagttgccacccttcAACCAACCGGAGAGCCACCACGCGAGCCGTGTGAGAAAGGTGACAtgtggaaagaggcactCAAGCAGGGATAA
- a CDS encoding uncharacterized protein (transcript_id=CADANIAT00010402), with protein sequence MVITDRLTKGVILEGMSEIDSESVAWALVRVLISKHGIPKAITSDRGSQFTRINRRLSTAHHPQTDGSTERMNSTVETYLRIYTCYDQRDWNRLLPLAELAINGRTSTATGVSPFYLSHGYNLSPFSPTEEVEQLAEEPAKSPIQKGEAIVRKVKEALDWAQASMAYSQQNAENQANKHRSPATNYQVGDKVWLSLKNICTDRPSKKLDWKNAKYEVIGLVGSHAVRLNTPPGIHPVFHVDLLRLASSDPLPSQKNDDTQPPGIIVNGEKEYMVEKILDERPRRYGRGHRLEYLVKWSGYARPTWEAATALEEAQALDEWLDRTKQYRLQDGSLNRDAYIKAKAT encoded by the exons atggttatcacagaccggttaaccaaaggtgtgatactagaaggaatgtcagagattgactctgagagcgTGGCCTGGGccctcgtacgagtacttataagcaaacatgggatcccgaaggctatcacctcggacagaggaagccagtttacaa ggattaaCCGCCGACTATCTACAGCCCATCACCcccagactgatggatcaacagagaggatgaacagtACAGTGGagacctacctccgcatctatacctgctatgaccagagggactggaacaggttactcccacttgcagagctagcaattaatggccgtacatcaacagcaacaggggtcagccccttctacctaagccatgggtataacctcagcccatttagccctaccgaggaggtagagcaactagccgaagaaccagccaagagtcctatccagaaaggggaagctattgtacggaaagttaaggaagccctagactgggctcaagcctccatggcctattcccaacagaatgcagagaatcaggctaataaacacaggagcccggccacaaactaccaagtgggagataaggtctggctaagtctgaagaacatctgtacggaccgacccagcaagaaactggactggaagaacgccaagtatgaggttataggcctggtgggcagccatgctgtacggctgaatacacccccagggatccatccagtcttccatgtggacctgcttcggctggcttcatcagatccacttccttcccagaagaatgatgatacccagccccctggcatcattgtgaacggcgagaaagaatacatggtagagaaaatcctggacgaacgtcccaggagatacgggagaggtcaccggctggaatacctagtgaaatggtcaggctatgctcggccaacctgggaagctgccacagctttggaggaagcacaagctctggatgagtggctggatcgtacaaaacagtatagacttcaggacggctcactaaacagagatgcatacataaaggctaaagcgacatga
- a CDS encoding exonuclease/endonuclease/phosphatase family protein (transcript_id=CADANIAT00010403), translating into MQAKQTAQRRLKQSNKTDHRIFLRLPASSSLRAIGPHGIRVTLAGKVPDGITQGKAFLLSEKAASLAGDGYFEIPTEYHQVIVSRIPKQLWSLDGWIDTTITDISMEAERITGIKPLMAKLSKHPPFQKSYNTPCNSLACLAYQGPLAPSKGLCNAPDATASTIQGPAALVTDASPADPQNKIITAMYSVSTAAAHMQQTSQNAQPDPMSRGTLLPASRKDALAAIRKAGRLAFQQEQKKAESSKQQADTHSLPEPISPDITTIYTAGLTIINVYRPPNNPVAPAGAGSTPSTLSTLLGYTPPENTILAGDFNTRHPFWQPDTESHTVTPGATGLLDWLDAHELELRLEPGTPTRGPNTLDLVFSNIPLRALVEDHLKTPSDHATIGIILEQDEPSPIHKLGSTNWEKARTLASPPDPTLPINLLAEQLVQISQLAIQGASRYNTCRLPRTPW; encoded by the exons atgcaagccaagcaaacagcacaacgaaggctgaagcagtcaaacaagactgaccaccgcatcttcctccgcctcccggcctcctccagcctccgagctattggaccacatggcatccgggtcacccttgctgggaaggttccggACGGGATCACACAG ggcaaggctttcctactatcagagaaggctgcaagcctagctggggatgggtacTTTGAAATTCCAACAGAGTAccaccaggttattgtctcccggatcccaaaacaactctggtccctagatggatggatagatacAACAATTACAGACATTagcatggaagcagagcgcattaCTGGCATTAAGCctctcatggccaagctctcaaaacaccca cctttccaaaaaagctacaacaccccctgcaactctttggcttgtctggcctatcaaggcccactcgccccaagcaaaggcctttgcaatgcacccgatgcTACCGCTTCCAcgatacaagggcctgccGCTCTAGTGACCGAtgcatctcctgcggatcctcAAAACAAGATCATAACTGCCATGTacagtgtatcaactgctgcggcccacatgcagcagacttcccaaaatgcccagccagaccccatgTCCAGAGGAACATTATTACCCGCCTCTCGAAaggatgctctagctgctatccgcAAGGCTGgccggcttgccttccaacaggaacagaagaaagctgaaagtTCTAAACAACAAGCAGACA cccattccctcccgGAACCTATCTCTCCGGAtatcaccacaatctacacggcaggccttactattatcaaTGTTTATCGGCCCCCTAATaacccagttgcccctgctggtgctggctcaacaccctctacactttccacactcctaggatataccccaccagagaacaccatcctagcaggagacttcaatacccggcacccattctggcagccagatactgagtctcatactgtcacacctggcgcaacaggactattagactggcttgatgcccacgagctggaacttcgcctcgagccaggcacccctaCCCGTGGACCAAATACCCTAGACCTAGTCTTCTCTAACAtaccactaagggccctagtggaagaccatctaaagactccaagcgaccatgcaacaattggaataatactggagCAAGACGAGCCTTCTCCTATTCACAAGCTTGGCTCtaccaactgggagaaagccagaaccctggcaagcccgcctgacccaaccctaccaattAACCTACTAGCCgagcaactggtccagatatcccagctagCAATTCAaggcgcatcaagatacaatacttgcagactccccaggaccccatggtag